The Anguilla rostrata isolate EN2019 chromosome 2, ASM1855537v3, whole genome shotgun sequence genome contains the following window.
TCTCAGCAGCTTTTGTATTGTTGTAGATTGTATAATAGTTCCATCAGTGCAACTTGTACCTGCCAGTACTAGGTAGTTTGTATTGTTGTGCTTACTGCATTATAGGTGATATTGTTGTAGCTCTTATTGTTGTAGCTTTTATCATGGTTACTAGCATTGTAGCGACTTGTTTCACTGTAACATCTCATTGTGGATTGTATTGTTGTAGCCTGTGTTGTGTTAACTTGTATCATGCTAGATGTAATAGCAGTATACTGTACCCTGCTAATACACCTTAGGGCACTCAGGTGAATCAGCTGAATGGTATGGTAAAGtgagtgtttttaaatagtCATGGttccattttccattcattAATCTGTCAATCTGTTTCTTTCTACTTGTACTGCAGTGCTCTTCTCTGTAATTTTGCGAttacaacattattattcatagtTTTTTATGTTCATGTTCCCTCTGTCATTTCGCAGCTTCCTCCAGGGTGCTTATATTAAGAGTGCTCAATGATTAAATCTTTACTCCCCCAGTTGGTGTGACGTCTCTCCATTTGGGTTTTGGGGCAGGTGGTTGCCAGTGTGACAGAATGCTGATGGTAGACACAGATCACATACGCACATGTagacacacatcacatacacaaacaaatgcaaacacacacacacacacactctttacaTGTGCATATGCAATGTGGTTGAATGCACTTATCCTACATGGTCAGGCAGTCTGCATGAGAGCTATCTCTTTGTGAATCCAgtgtaatgtaaaatgcaggtgcacatgcatgcatacacatatatacactcatgcatgtgcacacggaCACTCGaatacagaaacatgcacacacacacacacattttttgtccGGTGTTCATGATCCATAATTATTTACTGTAAAGGATCATGATTGTTCtcgatatttattttttaatcacttCTTAAGTAATTGGTTATAAATAAAATCCTATTATGAACAGTGAAAAGAGCACTTTGCAAAATAGATTCAAATTagatttctttttattgaaaCTTGCAGGTGTAGAAATGAAGGCTTATTGCTGGGGCAGAATCAAATTTACTCTGTGTATTTAAAGCACTGGTCCTCCCCTGAGTCCAGACATTGAGTCAAAACCAGATGTGCTGCCTTGCAGGCTGTCAGAATGCTTATGAGCCAGAGGCATGTAATTTGTGATTAGCAGGTGTGGTGGAGTTTTGATTGTGTTCCAACCATGATTCGGTGCCAAGGGCCCAGATTGAAAAAATTGTCAGAAACCTCAAGGTCATATGCGAtgatttgtttgattattaCATTAAAGGGAAGGATTATTTGGGTATGTACTACTAAATATATGTCCTGTATTATTCAtctatgtactgtataatgaCATAATCAGGAAGACAGGCATGTTACAATCAGATAATATGCCTGTCTCGCTCAAggcccctctctttctctcacagtaAGAAGAAGAAGGATGGACCAGCGTTGGGTCAGGACCACTCTACTGAAAGCCATTACAGAATTGTTTCACCAACATTCCAGTATAAGATGAGCCACCAGCGAGTGGGCAAGTGcgtcatcatcaacaacaagaACTTTGATGAGAAGACAGGTACCCAAACACCTCACCCATTCACCTCAGAAATGACACCAAGGTGTCTGCTGGGTTCTGCTGGAGGACTGCAAAGAGAAAAGACGGTAGCTGGCTGCCCACGCATTACCTACGTTCTAGCGCAAGTCCTCCGCTTTTGTTTTTGACCAATCAAGAATGTTCTGCTTTtgactccttggttgctttagcagtatgtttggggccGATGTCCTTCTGCGTggtgagttttgaggcatttagTTGGATGggagcagatgtttctgtttACTTTAGAATTCATCccactgctgctgtcagcagtcatatcatcgatgaagacaagtgtgCCAGTTCCAGTTGCAGTTGCAAGCTATTATACTACCTCTGTCATGTTTCAGAGATGAGacgggtgctttggatcatgagcagttcctttctttctctacactttcttctttccatcattttggtacaggttaatagtTGCTTCATCTGTCCAAAAGACTTTGTTCCAGGACTCTCTTTTTTATGTACATTCTAGTAAAATCTAACcaggccattctgttcttgaggcctACCAGTGGTTTTCATCTTGTGGTGAACACTGTTAAGGGTTTGACACATCTATGGCTAcatcctggagggtgttcttgtttgacagttgaaaaaggTTTTCTTGACAGTTGAAAAcgttttcttcacaattgaaggATTCTTTGGTCacccactacagtggtcttagTGGTCTGTCAGGTCATTTGCTGTTCCTCTGGATTTATTGTGATTTTacagcctcataatggcctgCTGTgttggcattgacacttcttaGGTCCTCATGTAGAGAGGCAACAGGCTCCGACTGCAAATGCCACATTTAGAGTCAACTCTCAAActtttgttagcttttttgtgcatgaactaattatgcaaatacacacagctggccaagaaacagcagcCAATTGTCTCATTATTTTTGGTGCCCTTAAATGTGGGATCTGTCTATAAAAAGGCCTGTAATTCCTACTagttcacccaatatggatgtaaatacccacaaattaaagctgatcatctgtactttaacctcatattctcTGTTTAATTTCTAATCCAATGTgttggagcacagagccaaaacaacaaaaattatttcactgtcaaaatacttatggactgcactgtattttcAAGTAGTATAgtagtgtatttatttttatttgacttgtAAAGAACTTTGCAGAACACTTAGTATGAAAGTTATGAATACGATTGTTGActgtttgttgtttattgtttgttattgtttactATTATCATTGTTTACTGTAGATCTGTACAGACCTGTGTAAACGAGTGGTTAGAATACAGAATATCAATTAGTGGTTCGAATATCAATTCAGTTATAGTAAAATTTATATGAAATCAGCAAAATATTTACCCagaatttttttctggaagtaTTTCCATTCTACTTTGCTGACACAACTTTTATCTGGTTGGAGAGTTCTATTGCACACTTGGGGAAAGGAGCTAAATCTACATTCCACCAGGCAGTTTTCACCCACACAAATGAACACTCAAATATTATGGTCCTGGAGAAGGTTTTATGTCAAGCAGGTCTGGATGCAGTTTTAGGGCTTGGCGTGCAATTGGCTGGGAGATAAGGACAGGAAATAAAACATGGGACCGATGGTTTACTGCAAGCGCTGACAGGCCTGTTGTATTGTGTGGGGGTGTTTCAGGGATGAATGTGCGGAACGGGACGGACCGAGACGCAGGAGAGCTGTTCAAATGCTTCAAGAGCCTGGGGTTCGACGTCTGCATTTACAACGACCAGACCTGCGAGAAGATGGAGCGCCTACTGCGAGAAGGTGACATTATCGGCAGTAACAACCCTACTCCTGTCCCAgtttccccaccccccatcagcACTACAACCCTTCTCCCCCATGCCATTAACAGTTCTTCCCCTTGGCAGTAAAAGACTTTATGAGGGGATTGTGCATGTGGAATTTATTAGGTGATAATGTGGGAGGAGTTTATAAGATACTGATGTGGATGGAGTTTATGAGGTATCACTGCATGAAATTTATTAAGTGACAGTCTGGACGGAGTTCATGAGGTGCTGATCTGGATGGAGTTTATAAGATACTAGTCTGAGTGGAGTCTATTAGGGGCGGTGTGGAGGGAAATTGTTTTTGCCACAAGGTGGAGTACCTTTATAGGAACCCAACTCCATGCATCTCGCTTTGTTTGGGTGGGTGTAGTGCTGGGTGGGTGTAGGGTTGGTTGTAGGGCTGGGTAGATATGTTTGGTATAGGGCTGGGTGGGTGCAGGGTTAGGTGTAGGGCTGGGTAGATATGTCTTGTATAAGGCTGGGTGGGTGTAGGGTTGGGTGTAGGGCTGGGTAGATATGTCTTGTATAAGGCTGGGTGGGTGTAGGGTTGGGTGTAGGGCTGGGTAGATATGTCTGGTTTTGTGCTAGGTGGGTGTAGGATTGGGTGTAGTGCTGGTGGGTGTAGTGTTGggtgtacagttgaggccaaatatttacatacacctaggctaaagatattcaaattcagtttctcacaactccgcacatttcatacatttattaccatacatttatttttgctagtaaattagggcatctactttgttcacatcagagttcattttaaaacaatcgattagagacagatttatttcagctctaattcactatatcagaattccagtgggtcaaaagtttacatacaccaagttcactgtctctttaaacagtctggaagattccagaaattgatgtaatgactttttagtttctgattggccaattgtcataattaggagttaattgggagttaattggcacctgtggctgtatttaagggcctacagTGGGGTGCTAAAATTTGGGCACCCCTGGTCAAAATGCCTTCTACAATTAATATCTAAGTGAAGAGAAGCTAACCTGGTCTCTAAATGGTACAAAGTTAAACGTGACACATTTCTTCTttcctttaaaacaaaattactttttattttaattttttacagtttttcaaaataattttttttaaaaaggaaaaggccctgtgcaaaagtttgggaaccctgTTAGTTAGTTCTTTGTAACTCCTCCTCGGGCAACTATAACAGCTTGCAAACACTTCCTGTAGCTAAGAGCCATTTGATTCTTGCTTTGGAATTTTTCTCCATTCCTTGTGGCAGAACACTTCTAGCTCAGAAATATTCTTTGGCCTCCTTGCATGCACGGCATGTTTAAGATCTCTCCACagaatttcaataatatttaagtCAGGGGACTGTGGTGGCAACCCTGGAATTATATTCTCCTGACTTATTGAAGCCCTAATGAGTAAATCACCTGGGTCTGGGCCTTGataattatctttttaaaaagtaacgaAGAATAATTCAAAAGGGTTCCGCAACTTTGCACAgtgccattttccttttttatcatttaaaaacagtaaaaaatgaaaacaaaaattaaaaatttgcaGAAAGGTCTCACTTAGAGATTAATTGTAACAGACATTTAACACAGGGGTGCCCACATTTTTGCACCCCACtgtacctttagagccactgcttttttgcccttgatgccatgggaaaatccaagaaactctgccaagacctcagaaaaaaaattgtggactgAACTAAAAAAGCAGGTACAAgcaagcaaggaggcccacaaatcTGACTGAAtaacaccagttctgtcaggagaaatgggcaaaaattccattgtgagaagcttgtggaaggctaccccaagcgtttgattcaaatCTCATTTGAGATTTTACTTCTAGGGCTATATTTTAAGGATCTAAGCGCAtggtctaaagcgcatggcgcaagtgcatttagggcgtgtccagatccacttttgctagtttaacggcggataatctgagcgcaaagtaaggcacatggttcaaaggggttgtacttagtctcttaattaatcataggtgtgttttgggcgtaacatgaaataaaccaatcagagtgtcatctcccattccctttatgCTATTATGATGGCGGATTTGCCAATTTTATAATGTATcattctgataaatattatgactaaccattatgacgtattttttttaaatatcgcgTGTTGTGCACCTgcctatgtaggcgcatattactatcttaataatgcgcccttaaaataagagtaaaatactgcgccattgacttaagaccaggtatttgttggtcaatcgcgcaatcgctttctactgcctcaagatagcaatgcgcctgaccacacctcattttaagactaACACGCCCATGGGCGCTTAGATGGGcacaagtacatttgctatttaaacagcGTGGGCGCTGGATGGGAGAATGACAAttgcgtcggtctgaaactagcaaagacacttgcgttgcgcttggcACCGCATtgcgccgggtgtaagatagaggccctatagtttcataaaatgaacaaactaaaggtaaataatcattataaatagttaatttagATGATAATATAACACCATCGTCAAGTAAAGAAAGCATAAAATGAGCTTATTATAGcatcttttatgattaaatgcctCCGGTTTTAAAACTGACCTGGTTGAATcatatatattgtttaaaagCTTGTTTCCTGGAGCGTACTGCTGGAATGACCACATGTGGTTATTTCCtttgctgtcactgtgaggatGGATGAAAGACAAGCAGAACTCTTCCACTTCATTGGCTACTAGCGTTTAAAGGTCCCtttaacagccattttctcaaaactgtATATTGCCCATAGGTTATTCAATTTATCTCAACTTTAACAATAGATACAGctacataattttacatactGCTTCTTAAATGTTATAGCTAGGGCGTGTCAGAGgctttttttatatgttttgtcattttcattttatgtggcaTTATATCAGTAAAAATTAGGGCTGTTAAttgattaaaattttaaatcgAATTAATGACATGATATGCTGATTAATCAATCGAATGAATCACAATTAATCGCATAGATCAATATTTGCTTGTAAAAGCCCCCAAATTAAGATATTTCAGCTCATATCATATTTCAACTTGAACATAAGCCTATCACTTAGCCTAAAATGTGGCcataacagttaaaaaaaataattatttaacataAGCTTATCACTTAAGCACCAGTGTGGCCATGACAGTCTTTTACCCATAGCgtgcaggaactgccgccgtgggctatggaGGCAAATTGTgattactcactcactcacggacaacctgagagggacgtttgatgggacgcatgcgcaggtggtgctttgtttagtaggatgcatgcgtaggtgcatctcccaaaatcaacACTTCGAAcagcacaagatttttaaacatagctttatcgcctaacgttactttagctaaccctaacatgttagcgtttcgcctactttagttaacctacttagcacgtaccaccgatacagatgtatggacacacggaggaaaACAAATaccgttacagaggtgaggacatgccatagctagctaactatatagttagccaagttttactcatgacactttgcacaggtgcgccgtgggtctgcacagtttcgtgcttgtttaacTATTTAACAACTAACGCACCACCGGTTGGAATTGTACAATGCATGGTGTCAGAGGGGTGCCTTCGTAAATTCACTTGGGTGGTGTCAGTGGCTCTTGTCTTTTAGAAATTAGCGCCGCTCTCAGAGGCTCAGAGCCACACCCACTACTCCAGCTGAAGGGCCGGTTTGTCAGAGTGTCTGAACCCCATAATGGGTGACAGTGTGGCAAAATGTGACGGTTGGGTTATTTGGCAATATAGGTAGTGTTATTCAAAACGCAGCAACTTACAGTAACATCAGTACATCGATTAATTAACAtatacattaaattatattatatgcgttaattagcattattttttaacgcgttattatataattaatcaattaatcaaaattaatgCGTTAATTTGACAGCCGTAGTAAAAATAggtcaaaaactttttttttcagcatgtacATATTGTTTTTGGTATAATgaattaacaaaaacaatattctgACAAAAGCCTCTGACAAGCCCTATTAagttattgattaaaaaaatcagttcagatTTTGTCTGTTGAGCTTAAATATTGACTACGCTTATATGCGAATTAGCGCATATTTAATgagcaaatatttcaaaaattaaaaaaatgaaaagtcataATACAAAAAACCTTGTATTTATGTGTTGAACTggtaaaaattcattttgatatgagtaaaggattttttttcatattaaggGGTGGTGCCTCCCCTTGCCACCAAATATTAACAAAGTGTATATAAACTTTTGacacactgaaaatctgatatagtacataaaatctgaaatacGTCTGTCCCTTAGctattttttttagatgacCTCGCATGGGAATGAAGTAGATACCcaaattgacttaacacaggaaatatatggtaacatgaaatgcgtgaagttgtgaaaaattgagtttgaatgtttagcctaggtgtatttaaacttttggcctcaactgtagggCTGGGTAGATATGTCTGGTGTATGGCTGACCCTCTTTGCATTATGATCCACAGCTTCTGAGCAGGACCACAGTGACAGCTCATGTTTCGCCTGCATCTTGCTGAGCCACGGAGAGGAAGGGATGATCTACGGCACAGACGGCGCCATGCCCATCAAGAGCATCACCTCCCTCTTCAGGGGAGACATGTGCAAGAGCCTGGTGGGCAAACCCAAGCTCTTCTTCATCCAGGTGAGCAGTGGCCGGTAACAGGTCGCACACATCAGGCATATTCATTAACCAAGGTCCAATTCATAACTAGTGAGAGTGACCACGATTACATGCTCACCATATTCCGAATAACAATCTTTATTCTGGTTATGGTCATATTCTTATTATGACGTTTACATGCgccataaaaataataacccaATCTTATTCCCATATACGTGGTTAGCTGGATATTCCGTTTTCATTCTTCATTCAGAACGAAAGGACAGCATCCTAGTACTTTTTATCTGGGTGTAGCTGCTGCAGCCTTAAAcaaattgttattttcattttttccgcCATACATGTATTACACAACGTTTTGTTCTTTGATTCTAGAAGTGTGGGCTTTGTGCTTGCCAGAGCATTTTTACAGTAAACTAGCTGGCTGACTTCAACACCCAGAAGACACCTTGCAAATTCATGCAAAGACCATGTTTGAGTTCTCAGCAGATTAACATGGTCGTCATTTTTGGATTGTTATGCAACCGATGTTATTTGGATTTTGCATATTCGAATAAGGGTTTTGCTTTTCAGAATATGGTGTTTACATGGGCTTTATCGTAATCGGAATGCTTGCATGTAACTGTGATCAGTGAaagttaaaatgtgaaaatgtaaaagctaAAAGAATGTAAGTCTGTACAGTTGAAGTTGAAtcattgaataaatacacaacactTAAATCTGTTAAAGCTTAGTAAATAACTAAAGcatttactttttatatttaaaataggaATTAACTCTAGAAGATATCACGAATTGTGTCAGAAAAACAAGCGTAGGCATAGGTTTTGATATagaaaatgaattttcattttcctcTAAGATTCTACAATTAAAACTTTTTGCATATTCAATGAGTAGGTAAAGAAGCTAACATCCTGGATTGAAATAGTCTTTTcaagcaaataatttaaaattaactAAATTTTTCGTCAACACCCAGTTTTTTGATGACAATGACAATAACGTGACTAAAATGCCTTTTTGGAGTGGTGATGATgacaattattaataaaaatttcaaataaggaaaatatgatgaaatgaaaacagacccAGAGAATTTTTGTTGTAGATGCTTTGTTTCTCATATAatcagggcttgacattaataCTCGCCAGTGTTCAAATGTGCATAGAATTGGGCAGTGGCGTGTAACTCGTTCACTTTTACTAGCCGCTTTGACTTTACAGcagcattttctatgaaaaagtaaatatttttagttTACAAAAAGCATCTGAAATTTAGCATCTGAAAGTTGTCTATTTGTGGTGATACTACATACTACAACTCACATGACCACTGTGTGGACATTGCTCATCCCATTGGCCATGCGCTTTGCCCTCTCGCTTCTTCTCAGTGGAAGAAAGTGAGCTTGGGCGAAATAAAACATCTGAATACAGCGCCATATAAAAAAAGTGTGTATACCTTTTCTCATTGGGGCTTCAAAGTGTTTGTTTAATGACAACACGGCAGCGAAAGATTGcagcaccaaacacagaaaacaacaatagtTCAGTAAAGTAGCATGAACTTCGACCACAGACAGTTCTGTGAATTTCAAAGATGGACGTCCATGATTTGAatcactttaatttatttagtactgaaaaaaaaataaaaaatgaaagtaggCTTGTCGCAGTGTTCAGTTTAATCCTGTGACATACAATGCATGAGCCTGCACAGGTGTAGTTATTTTCTCACCGCCAATGGTATTTTGcaagtaaaaattaaataataggGCTTCTGCAGATGTTGACATAATTAAATGGATATAAGCACATTATATTCTCACAATGCTCAATACCATCAGGTATTCTCCTCAACTGCCTGTAGgcaagtaataaaattatttttatttgcaatgcaaaactGTGCATGTTCTATCAACATTATGTGGATACATATAGTCTTCGTTCTCTACACTGACACTTGGAGAATATTACCGGAAACTGCTTCACTGTCAGTaactaaattttatttttgggacaCCTGTTAGCTGAACATTTCTCCAATTGAATGTGCTTGAATTGGACACATCCAATGAGATTCAAGTGCATCAAGCCCAAAAGCTATACATGTTCCACAGACATTGAACCATAGAGGCTTAAATCTGTAACAGAGAATATATTCTcttaacataacattttttcaatgtGTATTCTAACTTTTTCCTAATTCAGGTTCAGCtgaattatttttgattttcaagTCTTTGTCAACCATAAGTCTGTATCCTTTCTTTCTTATCTTTGACTTGCTAGCTTCATTTGTATCATccacaaatgaaatatatacCTCATTATGTTTATGCCACAATCATTTTATgctatttatttcaataatagACCTGTGTCATTTTACTTGGTCACCCAAATGTTAGATTTATTCTGTTCTGCTAATAATGGCCATTATGTGCTTAGGCACACCTATTTGTGAAAATTCAGATGTGTGAGGTTCAAAAGTGCAgaaggatattattattattattattattattattattattatcagtcaTC
Protein-coding sequences here:
- the casp7 gene encoding caspase-7 isoform X2, with amino-acid sequence MQSGVVINEDLSKKKKDGPALGQDHSTESHYRIVSPTFQYKMSHQRVGKCVIINNKNFDEKTGMNVRNGTDRDAGELFKCFKSLGFDVCIYNDQTCEKMERLLREASEQDHSDSSCFACILLSHGEEGMIYGTDGAMPIKSITSLFRGDMCKSLVGKPKLFFIQACRGSEFDDGIQTDSGPPNETLETDANPRHKIPVEADFLFAYSTVPGYYSWRNPGRGSWFVQALCNVLNEFGKQLEIMQILTRVNYMVATNFESWSEDPRFSEKKQIPCVVSMLTKELYFN